CAACTTATAAATCCAAGTGACCCTCTGCAAGCTGAATGTTTGGCTCTAAGACACGCATTGCTGAAGCTTCAACACGGCAATCTGATAAATATTCGGATCAAATCTGACTCACTCACAATGTTTAACATACTTTCAGAAGGCTGCATTTCACCATGGTGCTTGAGGAATGTTTGCCTAGACATTTTGTATTGAGCCAACATTGTTAAGCTCACTAAATGGTTACACATGCCTAGGAACCTCAACAATAAAGCTCATCTCCGGGCTAATTTTGCTAGAGTTTATAACTATGATGTTTTCTGGAGAGCTAATTCACCTCTTAAGAGTCTGTATGCTTAATTCCAGAATCATTATAATATTTCCTTTTTCGAAAAAGAATAATTTAAAAATCATACAAAACTATGGAAGATAATTGGCAAAACCAGTTGCACAGATGACCGATAGAAAAATTTTAGCTAAAGTAAGGTTGTGAATGAACATTGATGATTGATTAACAGATTCCAGAAAAGTGTTGCTTTCCCCAGTCCCATGATCTCGTGGTGTGACTATTTCTGAGATTGTTTTACAAAATTTAATAGTATATGAAGACGACATTAAGTGTCAACACCAACCATGAAAAATGATGTCTACAATCTACATCTTATCTGCAATCTGGGTTTGGCCTTAGAGAAGATTAAATTCTAGTGCTATCAGTAATTTAGATGAACCCAAGTGGTCAGCATTTTGTGCCTCATTAGTCACAATATTGGCATACAATTGTCAGATGAAATTGTAGCTTAACCACAAAGAACAACataccaaagcaactcaaatagaTTCCATGGACATAATTCTAATTTGTCTCATCTtgttatataattataaatatttctccTTCAAAAATTTACTTATAGTCGAAACTCCAAACAGGTAATGAATGCTTCCTtacagtgattgaaagaggcgctcgggcgaggcgaggtgaggcccgagcgcctcgctaatgtcccaggcggcgcgcttcaaacaggtgccgcctgggcgctcgcccgagcccaggcgctgggcgcttcgggcgagcgcctaggtaaaccaagtgaccgaaccaggattttaggtatgGTTCGgtactggttcggttgttagttggttcaatcgaaacaactaaaccgatataacccttacccaaccctaacccgctgccgctaccgctcccgatctcgctgctcgtcgctcctgctcgcgcctcccgcgagccctcccactgctcgcgactcccgcgagccctcccgctgctcgcgcctcccgcgagccctcccgcgagccttccctctgctcacgactcccactgctcgcgcctcccgcgagacctccaactgctcgcgactcccgcgagccctcccgctgctcgcgcctcccgcgagccttccctctgctcgcgactccctgctcgcgcctccctgctcgcgcctcccgcgagccctcccaactgttcacgcctcccgcgagccttccctctgctcgcgactagaatttttatttaaaatagcatatttttatttaaaattttaaattattatatttattaattatattatatatttttatattttagcgcctcgctttgcTCAGGCGagtgcctgggcgagcgcctagcgcctcgggcgtttttggaccttggtgcctagcgctttttaaatcactgcttcctTATATCATGGCCCTTCATCCAAGTGATAAAACtgaccaattgatttcatatgaagtTCATGTTCCTTAATGAGGCTCAGACTATGTAGTTTCAATGTGATTGGAAAATCACCACTCAAGAGATGACAAAAATGAATATACAATTTTTTAGCTAACAAAGTTTCCTGGTACCTAATCTTgggagaaaaatgagaaagaaataTGTGATAATTTATGTACTTACCAAACAAGATAAACACTTATGCATGAGCAGGCTTCATCACCTTTTAATGATTTAAGTCCATCCCACATATTAAGTGGTGTAGGGATCCAGGTGAATCAGAGAGAAATCTGtagttcttgatattttgaaaGTTTAAATTAGAATTTTCATAGGTACAGTATCCTACAAGAGACAAAAGGTCAACATCAGCACCATGCAAGGTCAAGGTTGCTCCATGTGATGGGCATAAATTGATGCATCATCTGTGTCACACGATCCAACCTGATGGGATAACCTATTGACTTTGTTGAGCCTAAACCTCTGGCCCAAAATGCTGAAGTCCAATTTAACAATAGTACAACTTCAGACCGGCTAATCTAAGTCTTAACACATTTCTGATGTGAGACTAAATCGAGGGTGTTACGATGTGTCTCCAAACATTTGCCATTAATGTGTGTTCCATATTTGAGATAATTACTtgtataataaaattaaagatgATTCTAAATAACCGTTGTTTGTAATTTTGACTCACCCCTGGCAGTTCCTTGGTTTAATGCATTTCCCAAAGAAAGAATCGTCTGCATGATTCTTTTCAATTTAACCGAACTTCTGATCTGAGAATAGAAGTGATAAATGGTAAGCAATAAAATCTCAGGACCAACTAGTGTAGTTCCTAGACAGTTAATCTGTCAATTGAAAATTAGCGAAAAAGGGACTTGCCTCTTGTGCAGTCGAATTGACAATGTTCAGGTTACCCTTGAGGTCAGCAACCTATAAGAGGAAATACAAAGAAAATAATTCCAATTAACATCCTCAGtttcaaacaaagaaaaaaacaagAGATGATCAAACCTGGGATCGGAACTGGATTTTGAAAGAGAAAACTCTTAGCTTGGATTCCACTCGCGGAACTTTCATTAGCTCCAAGAAATACTGGTTAATTCAGGGGAAAGAGAAACAAGCAAAAAAATTGTACATCAGAAACTGTTTCAGATGTACATGACAATGCAACTCCTACCTTCAACAATTACATGCAAGTCAAGAATCAATAAGGCTTCAAATTCAAACTTCTGAATGTTTACATAACAGAAAACTTGACTTAGGAGAAATTTGTCGAAGACAAACAAAACTTTTGATGTTTGTCGCAATTAAACTACTAATTTATATGGAAAATCTGTGTCAACATGATTTCAATGTCCACTGAAATAAACTGCAGCAGCAACAAATTGAACTTATTTACCTGCTCACATTTCCCTAAGTTTTCTTTATCTCCATTGTATCCCTGAAAATTATAAAAACAAAAACAGGTAACATCTGAAACATAAGAAGCAAAGAAATGGCAAAATGTATCATCACTTAAGAAAAAAATCAAGCAAAACCAGTAAATGCCAAAATGATCCATATTGAAGAACTGAGGTGCTTCACAACAGATAATTACCTTGAGTAGTTCCATTTCCTCCTTTGTTGGGCAAAACTTTATGAGGTTATCAATCTGATCAACATCTAGCATGGAATCATCTAGGGCAAGTACTGAACTCTGTGAAACAAAACCAGAGAACAACCAGAAGGATGATCACTTAGTGTCACAATCCAGGATCAAACTAATGAATAATAGTAATGGAACATTCATGCCTTCAGATATTACTGTCTCAATACTCAAGCCATCGAAATTCAATAATACAAAATACCAAGTCACAATCTGGTCTCATTTTTAAAAAAAGCAGCTTTACGAGCGTCAACTTGTCTCACATGGTTAAGTGACTAAATAGTTGACAGAAGTAAATAAGATGGAAATCTGCACTTCACATAGGACAAAGATATCTCAAAAGTAAGACTTGATGAAAAAGGTAAGCTCCAAACTTTAAAGTAACAGCTGCGATGAATTCAATTGCTGACACCTACTTACCATTAGATCATTTAGTGGCATCTTAACCTTTGTAAGCATGATTTCGCAATTATTAGCTCGTCTAAGATCAATCTGCAAGCACAAGTAATCTGAATAAATCATAGACCACGTTTAAGTCTGTAATATATTGCATTAAAAGCGCTCATATGCCCTCATATTTAATCTTTGCAAGAATGCCACAGTTAGTTActtaaaaaacataaaataatgcACTTTAAATGATGTATTTTCAATATCTAGTGTTATTCTCTTGTTATAATCACATTTTCCACACATAATTTACTGAAAAGTAACTAGGATTGAAGATTGCATGTGCTGACAGCACCAACCTCTGCTAAAATCATACAGGTTTAGCAGCATGATATCTGCACAAAGGTATTTTAGCACAGTGCAGGTATGCAAATTGCCAGCGCAATGCTGTCAAGGAATGTCATTAAAACTGTGAGCAATAACCAACGGTTGTTCCAAACAATTTAGCTTTTGTTTTGGACAAAACATTAACTTAAAAAAGATGTATCAAGTTCCTTGCCTAAATTACAAGTAGAATTTCAATAAGAACTTGATGAATTGAATTTATTATCACATAACCATATATACAGGATGCCACTTGTCTTCATGGTAGCATCAAAGAATGCAATACCAAGCAGCAGCCTTCTACTGGAGCCAAGGTAGATTAGAGAACAATTGGAAATATGGCAAAACAATTCTTTATAGGAGCTCTCGTGAACAATGCATTGGATTAGCAAGAAAATTGAAGCTACTAGATAAACTGTGATACAAATGGGGTTCCATATCAGTAAAATCCACACATTTGTATGCCTAAACTTACAAGTAGCAGGTGTTTACCAGGTGAACTTTCTCAGATTTTGGACCCATGGAACGCCCACTTGACTTGGAACCTGAACCTCGATGGTCAGAGTTTGGAACTACTGCTGAAAAGAGACTCTCTAGTTCAGACATGTCAAACTCAGGAGCCCTAGAACAAAAAGAATTGCAACGAGTTaaagaaaagccaaaaaaattagtaaaacttTCACACTCGATGAGAATAGATTGCTAATTACTTCGAGAATTCATCAAGATTTTGCGACTCAGCCCATAGGCTTCCTTGCACTGCTCTTGTTACTTTAATCCAATGCAATGGCTTTAAATTAGCCTTTTTGGATGATAATTGATTAAGCTGCATATTCCTAGAATTTGTCATCCGTGCCAAACCGCGTCCTCTCCCACCTGATAGAGAGCTCATGCCATTCGGGGGCGGCGGAGGTATAACCTCAGAGGCAGTTCCCCTGCCTCCAGAAGAGTTAAGAGCAGTAACGTTCTTCATGGAACTTGGAGGTAGTGGAGGAGGTGGTACAGGCGGCGCAGATGATGATTTGGTAGTAATATCACCAGAATGTTTTGATGAAATCTgaggtggtggaggtggaggtggcgcTCGAGTTGCAGATACAGGACCAGTACCAGGATAAGGGCATGGAGGAGGTGGAGGGGGAGGAATAACAGCTGTATCATCTGTTTTTCTCAAGGGCAGAAGGTTAGTATGAGGACTGAGGGAGGGCATCGAGGGTGGTGGAGGGGGACTAGGTACTGACTTGCTTGTTATGCTACTTGAGAGTGCCTGACATGCATCTGTAGCAGAAGCAGGTTTTTCCAAGTTAGCAGAGGTAGGGGCCAGTGATGTTCCTTtaaagggaggaggaggtggaggaggaattGAAATTGATTTATCATTAGACTGTGAAGGAATTCCACAATGAGAAGGTAGGGAAGGGATGAAAGTATGTGATGCTGAAGTTGAAAACTTCCAAGCAGGTGATGAAGGGACTTCTGGAATTGAGCTTCCAATTGTCCTAGATTGAGGTTCCAGTGGTGCTGGTGGTTTGAGAGTTGTTTCTGCATCAGTTGTAGCAGcaggacgaggaggaggtggcggtggCAGTGATGGTGTTGGCGGCAaccgtggtggtggtggtggtggcggcggcaatgatggtggtggtgatggtggcaatggtggtggtggtggaagaggaggaggaggacatatACCAGCAGGAACTGGCGAAGTTTTTTTTCCGTAGCTAGCTGAAGATGTCAATTGCGATCCTGATGATGACAGGCCATGTGCTGTTTCCAAAGAAATATTGGATCCAAAAGCTGAACTGGTTGAAAGGGATGAAGCTAACTTTGTTGAGTGAGTAACTTCAGAGCTATCAGGTTCAGCATGGTCATGCAGCAGAGCCATAATTCCAAGAGCTGAAGGTGCACTATGATATCTTGAAACAGTTACATGGGAACCTGACACAGAATTAGAAGAAAACACAGGAGTCGATCGAGATGCTGGGATTCGTTGGGATATTATTTTAATCTGGGAAGGTTGATGTGATGAGATCTGCAGACCATGAAGTTCAGTATTTTGGTTCTTTGTAACTGAATCAGAACTTCTATTAAGTGGAAAAGGCAGATTCTTAGGAGAAGAGGGTAATGGTTTCTTGTTTCTATCATTGGTTTCACCAGATTGGACTTTCTCATGAAGGACATCAGTACTTGACTTTGTTAGCATAACATCAGCTTCTAATTTCTGTGGAGAAACTGCATCCAACTTCTCTTGCAAATTCTTTGATGAAGTTATCTGCTGAAGAACCTTCGTCGCAGCATCCGCTTTTGTTTCTAGCCAATCCAAATTGTTGAACATTTCTTGTACTTTGGCAAATGCTTCAACTGGAAGTCCCTCTTTTTCCTCACCACTTGTAAATTCTAACAATGTTAGTGAATTAGCTGCATCCATCTCTGAAAGAATTACCTTCCCACAGAAAAAAGAGTATCAGTACAAATTTGGAGGACTAATtcattgaagaatagaaagagaacAGACCTCAACTCTGAAATCCTTTAGAAACCTATCTTTGGAATCCCACAAGATATCAATTGCATCACGATCTAACATCAAAATGTTAGACCTAATGAAGGCTGTATTGAACATCACCCTGAACATC
The window above is part of the Musa acuminata AAA Group cultivar baxijiao chromosome BXJ1-1, Cavendish_Baxijiao_AAA, whole genome shotgun sequence genome. Proteins encoded here:
- the LOC103998392 gene encoding formin-like protein 6 isoform X3, whose amino-acid sequence is MGCWRFPRESMEDCELVKIDIHCHIQGDVVLECISLDEDLEREVMMFRVMFNTAFIRSNILMLDRDAIDILWDSKDRFLKDFRVEVILSEMDAANSLTLLEFTSGEEKEGLPVEAFAKVQEMFNNLDWLETKADAATKVLQQITSSKNLQEKLDAVSPQKLEADVMLTKSSTDVLHEKVQSGETNDRNKKPLPSSPKNLPFPLNRSSDSVTKNQNTELHGLQISSHQPSQIKIISQRIPASRSTPVFSSNSVSGSHVTVSRYHSAPSALGIMALLHDHAEPDSSEVTHSTKLASSLSTSSAFGSNISLETAHGLSSSGSQLTSSASYGKKTSPVPAGICPPPPLPPPPPLPPSPPPSLPPPPPPPPRLPPTPSLPPPPPPRPAATTDAETTLKPPAPLEPQSRTIGSSIPEVPSSPAWKFSTSASHTFIPSLPSHCGIPSQSNDKSISIPPPPPPPFKGTSLAPTSANLEKPASATDACQALSSSITSKSVPSPPPPPSMPSLSPHTNLLPLRKTDDTAVIPPPPPPPCPYPGTGPVSATRAPPPPPPPQISSKHSGDITTKSSSAPPVPPPPLPPSSMKNVTALNSSGGRGTASEVIPPPPPNGMSSLSGGRGRGLARMTNSRNMQLNQLSSKKANLKPLHWIKVTRAVQGSLWAESQNLDEFSKAPEFDMSELESLFSAVVPNSDHRGSGSKSSGRSMGPKSEKVHLIDLRRANNCEIMLTKVKMPLNDLMSSVLALDDSMLDVDQIDNLIKFCPTKEEMELLKGYNGDKENLGKCEQYFLELMKVPRVESKLRVFSFKIQFRSQVADLKGNLNIVNSTAQEIRSSVKLKRIMQTILSLGNALNQGTARGSAVGFRLDSLLKLSDTRARNNKMTLMHYLCKVIADKLPELLDFPKDLVSLDVAAKIQLKTLAEEMQAISKGLEKVEQELTASENDGPVSQTFCKTLKEFLVVSEAEVRALTSLYSNVGRNADALTLYFGEDPARCPFEQVVSTLLNFVKMFARAHEENCKQLELEKKKARKEAEQEKVKNSHTKKEPQSIPP
- the LOC103998392 gene encoding formin-like protein 6 isoform X2; amino-acid sequence: MALFRKFFYRKPPDGLLEISERVYVFDCCFTTDVSEQDEYKVYIGGIVAQLRDNFPDASFMVFNFREGETQSQISSILSEHDMTVMDYPRQYEGCPLLTMEMIHHFLRSSESWLSLGQQNLLLMHCERGGWPVLAFMLAALLVYRKQYAGEQRTLDMIYKQAPHELLHFLSPLNPLPSQLRYLHYISRRNVGAQWPPLDRALTLDCIILRFIPDFDGTGGCRPIFRIYGQDPFIASDRTPKVLFSTPKKGKLVRFYKQEDCELVKIDIHCHIQGDVVLECISLDEDLEREVMMFRVMFNTAFIRSNILMLDRDAIDILWDSKDRFLKDFRVEVILSEMDAANSLTLLEFTSGEEKEGLPVEAFAKVQEMFNNLDWLETKADAATKVLQQITSSKNLQEKLDAVSPQKLEADVMLTKSSTDVLHEKVQSGETNDRNKKPLPSSPKNLPFPLNRSSDSVTKNQNTELHGLQISSHQPSQIKIISQRIPASRSTPVFSSNSVSGSHVTVSRYHSAPSALGIMALLHDHAEPDSSEVTHSTKLASSLSTSSAFGSNISLETAHGLSSSGSQLTSSASYGKKTSPVPAGICPPPPLPPPPPLPPSPPPSLPPPPPPPPRLPPTPSLPPPPPPRPAATTDAETTLKPPAPLEPQSRTIGSSIPEVPSSPAWKFSTSASHTFIPSLPSHCGIPSQSNDKSISIPPPPPPPFKGTSLAPTSANLEKPASATDACQALSSSITSKSVPSPPPPPSMPSLSPHTNLLPLRKTDDTAVIPPPPPPPCPYPGTGPVSATRAPPPPPPPQISSKHSGDITTKSSSAPPVPPPPLPPSSMKNVTALNSSGGRGTASEVIPPPPPNGMSSLSGGRGRGLARMTNSRNMQLNQLSSKKANLKPLHWIKVTRAVQGSLWAESQNLDEFSKAPEFDMSELESLFSAVVPNSDHRGSGSKSSGRSMGPKSEKVHLIDLRRANNCEIMLTKVKMPLNDLMSSVLALDDSMLDVDQIDNLIKFCPTKEEMELLKGYNGDKENLGKCEQYFLELMKVPRVESKLRVFSFKIQFRSQVADLKGNLNIVNSTAQEIRSSVKLKRIMQTILSLGNALNQGTARGYCRQTS
- the LOC103998392 gene encoding formin-like protein 18 isoform X1, whose protein sequence is MALFRKFFYRKPPDGLLEISERVYVFDCCFTTDVSEQDEYKVYIGGIVAQLRDNFPDASFMVFNFREGETQSQISSILSEHDMTVMDYPRQYEGCPLLTMEMIHHFLRSSESWLSLGQQNLLLMHCERGGWPVLAFMLAALLVYRKQYAGEQRTLDMIYKQAPHELLHFLSPLNPLPSQLRYLHYISRRNVGAQWPPLDRALTLDCIILRFIPDFDGTGGCRPIFRIYGQDPFIASDRTPKVLFSTPKKGKLVRFYKQEDCELVKIDIHCHIQGDVVLECISLDEDLEREVMMFRVMFNTAFIRSNILMLDRDAIDILWDSKDRFLKDFRVEVILSEMDAANSLTLLEFTSGEEKEGLPVEAFAKVQEMFNNLDWLETKADAATKVLQQITSSKNLQEKLDAVSPQKLEADVMLTKSSTDVLHEKVQSGETNDRNKKPLPSSPKNLPFPLNRSSDSVTKNQNTELHGLQISSHQPSQIKIISQRIPASRSTPVFSSNSVSGSHVTVSRYHSAPSALGIMALLHDHAEPDSSEVTHSTKLASSLSTSSAFGSNISLETAHGLSSSGSQLTSSASYGKKTSPVPAGICPPPPLPPPPPLPPSPPPSLPPPPPPPPRLPPTPSLPPPPPPRPAATTDAETTLKPPAPLEPQSRTIGSSIPEVPSSPAWKFSTSASHTFIPSLPSHCGIPSQSNDKSISIPPPPPPPFKGTSLAPTSANLEKPASATDACQALSSSITSKSVPSPPPPPSMPSLSPHTNLLPLRKTDDTAVIPPPPPPPCPYPGTGPVSATRAPPPPPPPQISSKHSGDITTKSSSAPPVPPPPLPPSSMKNVTALNSSGGRGTASEVIPPPPPNGMSSLSGGRGRGLARMTNSRNMQLNQLSSKKANLKPLHWIKVTRAVQGSLWAESQNLDEFSKAPEFDMSELESLFSAVVPNSDHRGSGSKSSGRSMGPKSEKVHLIDLRRANNCEIMLTKVKMPLNDLMSSVLALDDSMLDVDQIDNLIKFCPTKEEMELLKGYNGDKENLGKCEQYFLELMKVPRVESKLRVFSFKIQFRSQVADLKGNLNIVNSTAQEIRSSVKLKRIMQTILSLGNALNQGTARGSAVGFRLDSLLKLSDTRARNNKMTLMHYLCKVIADKLPELLDFPKDLVSLDVAAKIQLKTLAEEMQAISKGLEKVEQELTASENDGPVSQTFCKTLKEFLVVSEAEVRALTSLYSNVGRNADALTLYFGEDPARCPFEQVVSTLLNFVKMFARAHEENCKQLELEKKKARKEAEQEKVKNSHTKKEPQSIPP